A single window of Opisthocomus hoazin isolate bOpiHoa1 chromosome 5, bOpiHoa1.hap1, whole genome shotgun sequence DNA harbors:
- the LRRTM1 gene encoding leucine-rich repeat transmembrane neuronal protein 1 yields the protein MDFLLIGLCLNWLLRKPPGLILCTLGIFSKMLPAVNSGCPQLCRCEGRLLYCESLNLTEMPRNLSGMMGLSLRYNSLSELHDGQFTGLMQLTWLYLDHNHICSVEGNAFQKLRRVKELTLSSNKITQLPNATFRPMPNLRSVDLSYNNLQSLEPDLFHGLRKLTTLHMRSNAIKFVPVRIFQDCRSLKFLDIGYNQLKSLARNSFAGLFKLTELHLEHNDLVKVNLAHFPRLISLHSLCLRRNKVTIVVNTLDWIWQLEKMDLSGNEIEYIEPHVFESVPHLKSLQLDSNRLTYIDSRVLDSWKSLTSISLSANAWDCSRNVCALASWLSNFKGRYDSNLLCATPEYAQGEDVLDAVYAFHLCEDVADPTSVNTLSPVTNNSDQTFSYGSATATYDVQDSEGDRTTYAITVTMPGENSENAVQIHKVVTGTMALIFSFLIVVLVLYVSWKCFPASLRHLRQCFVTQRRKQKQKQTMHQMAAMSAQEYYVDYKPNHIEGALVIINEYGSCSCHQQPARECEV from the coding sequence ATGGATTTCCTTCTTATCGGTCTCTGTTTAAACTGGCTGCTGAGGAAGCCCCCGGGGTTGATATTGTGTACGCTGGGTATCTTTTCTAAAATGCTTCCAGCCGTGAATAGTGGGTGTCCACAGCTATGTCGGTGTGAGGGCAGGCTTTTGTACTGTGAATCACTGAATCTCACAGAGATGCCTCGCAACCTGTCGGGCATGATGGGCTTGTCTCTGCGGTACAACAGCCTTTCAGAGCTGCATGATGGACAGTTCACAGGGTTAATGCAGCTCACGTGGCTCTATCTGGATCACAATCACATTTGCTCAGTGGAGGGGAATGCCTTTCAAAAATTGCGGCGAGTTAAAGAGCTCACCCTGAGTTCCAACAAAATAACCCAACTGCCCAACGCCACTTTCCGACCCATGCCAAACTTGCGCAGTGTGGATTTATCGTACAACAACCTACAGTCTTTGGAGCCGGACCTGTTCCACGGGCTGAGAAAACTGACAACTTTGCACATGCGGTCGAACGCCATCAAGTTCGTGCCAGTGAGAATTTTTCAGGACTGTCGCAGCCTGAAGTTTCTAGACATAGGATACAATCAGCTAAAGAGCCTGGCTCGAAACTCTTTCGCAGGCTTGTTCAAGCTCACTGAGCTGCACCTCGAGCACAATGACTTGGTGAAGGTGAATTTAGCCCATTTTCCCAGGCTCATCTCCCTGCACTCCCTCTGCTTGCGAAGGAATAAAGTTACCATTGTCGTCAACACTTTGGACTGGATATGGCAACTTGAGAAAATGGATCTCTCCGGCAACGAAATCGAATACATCGAACCTCACGTTTTCGAAAGTGTACCTCACCTCAAATCCCTGCAGCTGGACTCCAACCGGTTGACCTACATTGACTCCCGAGTCCTCGACTCCTGGAAGTCCCTCACTAGCATCAGCCTTTCCGCGAACGCCTGGGACTGCAGCCGCAACGTTTGTGCCCTGGCCTCCTGGTTGAGCAACTTCAAGGGACGCTACGACAGCAACCTGCTCTGTGCCACCCCTGAGTACGCGCAGGGCGAGGATGTTTTGGATGCGGTGTACGCTTTTCACTTGTGTGAAGACGTGGCGGACCCAACGAGCGTTAACACCCTCTCCCCAGTAACGAACAACAGTGACCAAACGTTCAGCTACGGCTCCGCCACCGCCACGTACGACGTGCAGGACAGCGAAGGGGACCGCACGACATACGCCATAACCGTGACCATGCCCGGCGAGAACTCGGAGAACGCCGTTCAGATCCACAAAGTGGTGACGGGGACCATGGCActgattttttccttcctcattgtGGTTTTAGTGTTGTACGTCTCCTGGAAGTGCTTTCCAGCCAGCTTAAGGCATCTAAGACAGTGCTTTGTAACACAACgcagaaagcagaagcaaaaacaGACCATGCATCAAATGGCTGCCATGTCAGCCCAGGAGTATTACGTTGATTACAAACCCAACCACATTGAGGGAGCCCTGGTGATCATTAATGAGTACGGATCTTGTTCCTGTCACCAGCAGCCAGCGAGGGAATGCGAGGTGTGA